A single region of the Dehalobacter sp. 12DCB1 genome encodes:
- a CDS encoding endospore germination permease, producing the protein MSGVQLASLMFMIVISTAILLIPGITAEKAAESAWLSVLIALAVGIVNLMLIYYLGKRFPKLTLPEYAEILLGKTLGKILTFGYVLFFLIISITVLREFTDFLNMNLMPETPPYVFQTGLMIVAAYAVIKGIEVIVRVNQFILPLFILSLAVLLALAVRDMDLNNLQPFLDKGVLSVLDASLVPIAWFGQIVVLIFLFPKVNQSEDILKNGILGIIAAGILLTFINIATITVFGPEYTGEMYFAFLYLAKYIKFITIQRLEFLVIFIWVSGIVVKVAVMYYLETMTLVRMFSLKNKKYVLLGLALLNIIAPNLLFESPLDVGYFLKNIWPSIGLTFELLIPGLLLLLTIIEKKKVRRYH; encoded by the coding sequence ATATCCGGTGTACAACTTGCTTCTTTGATGTTTATGATTGTCATATCTACTGCCATCCTGTTAATCCCCGGCATAACAGCGGAAAAGGCCGCAGAATCAGCCTGGCTATCCGTCCTGATTGCGCTTGCTGTCGGGATCGTTAACCTCATGCTGATTTATTATCTGGGAAAGCGGTTTCCGAAGCTGACGCTGCCCGAATATGCCGAAATCCTGCTCGGCAAAACCCTCGGGAAGATCTTGACTTTCGGATATGTATTATTCTTTCTGATCATAAGTATTACGGTATTAAGAGAGTTTACTGATTTTTTGAATATGAACCTTATGCCCGAAACGCCGCCTTATGTTTTTCAAACAGGTTTGATGATTGTGGCTGCCTATGCGGTTATTAAAGGAATCGAAGTAATTGTGCGGGTCAACCAGTTTATTCTTCCTTTATTTATACTATCTCTGGCGGTCTTGCTGGCGTTAGCCGTCAGAGATATGGATCTAAACAATCTGCAGCCCTTTCTGGATAAGGGTGTCCTGTCCGTTCTGGATGCTTCCCTTGTCCCTATAGCCTGGTTCGGCCAGATTGTCGTACTTATATTTTTATTCCCAAAAGTAAATCAGTCGGAAGATATTTTAAAAAACGGCATCTTGGGAATTATCGCTGCCGGCATTCTGTTGACCTTCATCAATATTGCCACCATTACCGTTTTTGGTCCTGAATATACGGGAGAGATGTATTTTGCTTTTCTATATTTGGCTAAATATATCAAATTCATTACAATTCAAAGGCTGGAATTCCTTGTTATTTTTATCTGGGTATCCGGTATCGTTGTCAAAGTAGCTGTCATGTATTACCTGGAGACAATGACCTTAGTCCGGATGTTTTCTCTTAAAAACAAGAAGTACGTTCTCCTGGGGCTTGCCCTGCTGAATATTATCGCACCGAACTTGTTATTTGAGAGTCCTCTTGATGTCGGTTATTTTCTCAAAAATATATGGCCGTCAATCGGTTTAACATTTGAGCTGCTGATTCCTGGTCTGTTGTTGCTCCTTACGATCATCGAAAAGAAAAAAGTGAGGCGTTACCATTGA